A window of Maioricimonas rarisocia genomic DNA:
CGTGCCGATCTGCGGGGAAGGTGCAGGGTTCGGGAGGGGCATCCCGCGTCGTTTGAAGAAGGAAAGTTGAAGACCGCGTGAGGATGTGAGTCCCGGCGGTTTGCTTCATGTCAGCCGCGTGATCTGCCGTCGGATGAGCTTGCGGACGCGAGCGAAGAGGTTCGACCGGCCGATGGCCCTGCCGGGGCGAGGCTGCGGCGAAACCGCTGTAGGGCCGTCTGTTCCTGAAGCCTGGGGGCGAGCCACAAGTGCGAATGGAGTGTCGAAATGCTTGACGCTTCTGGCGGGGCGTCATAGCCTGCGTGCTGGCCGGCGGATTGCCGGCTGCCGGAGAGGTGGCAGAGTGGCCGAATGCACCGGTCTTGAAAACCGGCGTGCCGCAAGGTACCGGGGGTTCGAATCCCCCCCTCTCCGCTTGTTTCATCCGCTCTCAATCGCTCGCAATCGTCTTCTGCTGCAGCGACTTGCGACGTGCCTCCCTGCGAGCGTCGTTCGCGCCCGCTTTCCCGCGACAAGCGGCGTGAGTTGGGCGAGCCAGGAGCCACCGCACTCTACCGCAACACCTGTTCGCCCTCGTTCATGCAGTCTGGTCTCTCGGCGTGGCCGGCGTCACCTCAGCTGCCACCACGTGCCGCGAAGGGTCGCGCACTTCGGCGAATGCGAAATTCGTAGAGTGAATCCTCGGGTGGTCCGGCCACATCACTTGTCAGGCCGCTCGCCGCTCGACTGTCTGGCCTCGTTGGGCCGCCGTCAGTCGCCGGGCAGCAATGTCGCAGTACGCGAGCGAGTCTTCGACGCCGACGAATCGGCGTCTCTCAAGAAGAGCTGCCACTCCGGTTGTCGCTGATCCGGCGAACGGATCCAGAATCAGCCCACCTGGCGGGACAATCTGCACCAACTCCCGCATGAGTTCGGTCGGCTTACCAGTCATGTGATGCTTTTCGCTCTGCCGGACTGTCGCAAACAGGCAACCGGCAAACGGTCCGCCGTGTGACGGTCTTGGAACTCGGCCGTTCGTTCCCCAGACAGCATACTCGCACTGGTGTCGAAAGTACCCTTTGTGCGGGGCGCGAGCTCCTCGACCTTTGTTCCACGGAATCACGCCCCGCCAAGTCCACCCACCAGCCTGCACGGCATCTGTCACGATTGGTAACTGCCGCCAGTCGGAAAATACCAAACAGTAGGCCCCCGTGATCGAAGCTTTCCGGCATGCGGTCAGCCAGAGCGTGCACCAGGCAAGAAAGCTCCGCTGGTCCCGCTCGTCTCCGTCGAACGAAGGTCGGCCGCACGCGTCCCTGTTTTGGCAGTATTTGACCTGTGGTCCGCGCTGACGGGCCGCGGCTGTGGTGCCTCCACTGCAATATGGCGGATCGCAGATGACTGCATCAAACGTTTGCGGCGGAAGCCGAAGGCCCAGATGGAAAGCATCGCCGTGGTACAACCGAAAGTCTTTGCCGCTACAGTGCGGCTTGGCCCCTCGAATCGTGACAACGTGTCTCGCGTGTCGACGCACCTCGTCGCGGTGAGACATCTTCAGACCTTCCGAGAGTTGCTCAAGCTAGTCCGGTCCGACATGGCCGAACTGGAGAGGATGAGAGGAATCGCGCGGTGCAAAACCAGCGGATGTGAGGTGATTCCGTGCGAAGCAAGACACTTGAAGGACTTGTTACCCCTGAGACGGCAGCGTCGCTTCGAAGTTGCTCCCCAGGGTTCGAGGACCAGCGGAGGAGGTGTCTAATCCACACACGAAGAGTTGCGCAAGCTGAAGCTGGTCTGACTCGGTTGTGATGGCAGTCGCACAAGACAAGGCAGGTTGCGAACGACTACGCGCTTTTCGAGCCCAGATCAATCTTTGGCATAAGCGGATCTTAGATGAAATGCTCGGCGAATTTCTCTTCGGGGCCATTTCCGGGCTCATCCGACCAGACGTGAAGCGTCACCCGCATGTCGTTGACCATCGCGTCCGGGAGCGGCACGAAGTGCACGCCGCAGCTGGTCCCCTCGGCGTGTGGCTGATCGTCGTTTCCTTCGGGGGCATCAGCCGTCAAATCGCCACCGGTGAGGACTTCGAATACCTGTGCCCGCAGCCGCAGTTCCTCGTACATTCGCTCGTCGTATGTGCCTGCAAGGAACGGCACACCGATGTCGAGAAACGAGTTGACCGATCCGTTGCCGCGGTGCCGCTCGCGAAACGTCTTGCTGCCGATCCGGTCGGTGCGGCCCGTTCGCTGTTCCAGGACTGCCGGGTTCCAGGCCAGGTCGAAGTGAACGACATGGCGACAATGACGGTGCAAGTCGATCCCCTCCTGTCCGACGGATGTACAGACAAGGACTTCGGGCAGCAACGGCGTGTTAAATCCTGAGAAGACGCGTTCGCGTGTGTGCGGGTCGGTACTTCCG
This region includes:
- a CDS encoding DNA-methyltransferase produces the protein MSHRDEVRRHARHVVTIRGAKPHCSGKDFRLYHGDAFHLGLRLPPQTFDAVICDPPYCSGGTTAAARQRGPQVKYCQNRDACGRPSFDGDERDQRSFLAWCTLWLTACRKASITGAYCLVFSDWRQLPIVTDAVQAGGWTWRGVIPWNKGRGARAPHKGYFRHQCEYAVWGTNGRVPRPSHGGPFAGCLFATVRQSEKHHMTGKPTELMRELVQIVPPGGLILDPFAGSATTGVAALLERRRFVGVEDSLAYCDIAARRLTAAQRGQTVERRAA